The segment AAGACATCGAACTGAAACGGACCAAGCTCGAAGACGGCAAGAAGAAGGTCGTCTTCGTTCCCGGCAAGCCGAGCCACGGTTGGGGCCAGCACGAACACTCTCCTGGCTGCCGATTGCTGATGATCGCGCTGATGGAAAACGTCCCGAACATCGAAGCCTCGATCTATCCCGGCGGCTGGCCGGAAGATCCGACCGCCTTTGATAACGCTGATGCGGTCGTCGTTTATTGCGACGGCGGCGGCGGACACCTGCTGAACGCTCACCTGGCCCAGTTCGACGAACTGATGAAAAAGGGAGTCGGCCTGGCCGCCATTCACTACGGCGTCGAAGTGCCGAAAGGAGAGCCGGGGGACAAGTTCGTCGACTGGATCGGCGGCTACTTTGAAACCGACTGGAGCGTCAACCCGCACTGGACCGCCGACTTCAAGGCGATCCCCAGTCATCCGGTCGCCAACGGCGTAAAGCCCTTCTCGATCAATGACGAGTGGTACTACAACATGCGGTTTCGCAACGACATGGAAGGGGTCACCCCGATCCTGACCGCGGTTCCGCCGAAGTCGACCCTCGATCGTCCCGATGGCCCACACAGCGGCAATCCTCACGTCCGCGCCATGCTCGGCCAACCGCAGCACGTCGCGTGGGCTGCCGAACGTCCCGATGGCGGACGCGGCTTTGGTTTCACCGGCGGTCACTTCCACACCAACTGGGGTGACGACAACTTCCGCAAGGTCGTCCTGAACGCGATCGTTTGGGTCGCCGGCGACGAAGTTCCGGCTGGCGGCATCGAATCGAAGTCGCTCACCAAGGATGACTTGGAAGGACTCCTCGGTCCCAATCCGAACGAAAAAAAAAAGTAACTGAGGTTCAGACCGCAGCGGCTAAAGAGCCCGCCAAGAAAAACGACAAGGCGGGCCAGCCGAAGTTCAAAAGCCAAGTCGTGACCACGCGTACGCCTGGTCACGCGGTCGACATCGACGTCGACATTACCGGCGCGAAACAGCTCTACCTGGTCGTGACCGACGGCGGCGACGGATTCTCGTGCGACTGGGCCGACTGGATCGATCCGAAGTTGACCGGCCCGGCCGGTGAAAAGAAGCTGACGGACCTGAACTGGAAGTCGGCCGTCACCCAGTGGAAATCGGTCAAGAAGGACCGCAACGTCGAAGGGCAACCGATGCACGTCGACGGCAAGTTGGTCGTCAACGGCATCGGCACTCACGCCAACTCGATCATCGCCTACGATCTGCCGGAAGGTTATACCCGCTTAACGGCGAAGGGTGGCCTCGACAACGGCGGCAGCGGACAACAAGGGGGCCAGGTCACCAGCGTCGCTTTCTCGGTCTATACCGAAAACCCGCCGGCTTTCTCGAACATCTCGTCCGGCGACACGGCGCCCAGTCATGAGGCCGAAAACGCCCTCTCCGGTCTCGACGTCTACGAAGGACTCGAAGCGACTCTCGCCGCTTCGGAGCCGACGCTGAAAAGCCTGACCAACCTGGACGTCGACCATCGCGGCCGCGTCTGGGTTTGCGACGTGATGAACTATCGCGGCAACAGCGGCTCGCGTCCCGAAGGGGATCGCATCCTGATCCTGGAAGACGAAGACGGCGACGGCGTTTGCGAAAAGACGAAGGTCTACTATCAAGGTCGCGACGTCGATACCGCGATGGGGATCTGCGTCCTCGGCAACAAGGTGATCGTCTCGGCCACGCCGAACATCATCGTCTTCACCGACACCGACGGCGACGACAAGCCCGATCAAAAGGAGATGCTCTTCACCAAGACCGGGCAGCCGCAGCATGACCACTCGGACCACTCCTTCCTGTTCGGTCCCGATGGCAAGCTCTACTGGAACTTCGGCAACACCGGCCGCCAGGTCTTTGATAAAGATGGCAAGCCGGTCGTCGACATCCATGGCCGCGAAGTGGTCGACAACGGCAAACCGTTCTTTGGCGGCATGCCGTTCCGCTGCAATCTGGACGGCAGCGAGTTCGAAGTGTTGGCCCACAACTTCCGTAACAACTACGAAGTGACGGTCGACTCGTTCGGTACGCTGTGGCAAAGCGACAACGACGACGACGGTAACCGCGGCGTCCGCATCAACTACGTGATGGAACAAGGCAACTTCGGT is part of the Blastopirellula sediminis genome and harbors:
- a CDS encoding DUF1080 domain-containing protein, whose translation is MKKSPGLLLFVAIFATTSMISVAAAEEGFKPIFDGKTLNGWRGKEQFWSVKDGTITGQTTSENPTKGNTFLIWDQGTVDDFELKLKYKIVGGNSGIQYRSTDLGDFVVKGYQADIDSGDTYSGINYEERGRGIIANRGIKSTIFDKNEGNKNERFAESADIQAKIKKEDWNEYHIVAKGNHLTHYINGVKTSEVIDEGKKDNRTSGILALQLHAGPPMVVQFKDIELKRTKLEDGKKKVVFVPGKPSHGWGQHEHSPGCRLLMIALMENVPNIEASIYPGGWPEDPTAFDNADAVVVYCDGGGGHLLNAHLAQFDELMKKGVGLAAIHYGVEVPKGEPGDKFVDWIGGYFETDWSVNPHWTADFKAIPSHPVANGVKPFSINDEWYYNMRFRNDMEGVTPILTAVPPKSTLDRPDGPHSGNPHVRAMLGQPQHVAWAAERPDGGRGFGFTGGHFHTNWGDDNFRKVVLNAIVWVAGDEVPAGGIESKSLTKDDLEGLLGPNPNEKKK